CTGTGATTACTGTAGCCCTCTAGTGGAGAAGGCCAGGAAGCAAGGCCATGAAGTCTTGGTGTGTGACAACCTCCAGCTTCCCTTCAGGGACCAGGTCTTCAATGCTGTTATCTCCATAGGAGGTAAAGGGCTTTCAGACACATTTGCACAGTGTCTCCATAGGAGGTAAAGGGCTTTCAGACACATCTGCACAGTCTAGATTTGGATAGATTTTACTTTCAGCTTTTCAAACTAGAGGGAAAACagattattctttcttttttcacaaGGATCTGTAACTCAGAAAACTCGAATGACGCCGTTggacaaataaatacaagtttaaaataaaagttctgctttgtaattttgacttgtaatagttttaaaatgaagagactgttttggcatttttaatattcatatagcaaaataaattgatctttttttttttttttttgtcctcaggTTCCCCCTtgatatttttgttgctttttctaagttgtaaaatactgaaaaaaatacagttcaGTTAATAACTGGCAGCTCCAGTGCTATAGCAGCCACACCAGGAAAAGATTTTGCACAGGTCACAGTACTgaagagtttttatttattttttagtatctACATGAACAGAGAAAATTCATAAGAGCATCTGCAGTTACTATATTTCAAGGGATCCACCTACTAACCAGATATTTGGCCGttatttcaatattttcctgCTAAATAGGcttaaagtagattttttttttttttttttttactagaaaccaaaattttaattatttaaattactaaataaaatgtaagttgATACCTATGTTACCAAATTCCTATTATTTCATACATTAATGTGATTGTTGAATAGATATGGTTTAGAAGGTGTTATAGTCTATATGTTTATTGTATTCTGTTGGGTATAATCATAAAGAAGTCAAAACAAACTTGCgttttatgtttttcataatATGTTCATAATGGCAAAAGGCTGacttttgtaacattttacatcAGTAGAGTActtttactaatattattattattattgtttaacagTGATCCATCATTTTTCAACCAAAGAAAGACGAATCCGAGCAATAAGAGAAATAGCTAGAATCACAATCCCTGGGGGCAATGTCATGATATATGCCTGGGCCTTGGAACAAAAGCGCAGGCGTTTTGAAAAGCAGGATGTGTTTGTTCCATGGAACAAGGCCTTGTGCTCAAGAAACCCCTCTGAATCAGGTGAGAATGCCAGCAAAGATAAACCTGTTGACATGCATCTAACTGTGTACTCAGAGGAATACCGGTGGATAGATGCTTTGAGAAAGGAGATCAGCACTAAGCGTTCATACAGTCTAGGCAGCTGCATATCAGTGGGAAGATGCTGCATTAAAAATCCAGAAGAACAAGGTAACAGGTTTTACAGTGGCCTGGGGAAGTCCCTCCACTCTTGGTTCTTTTCCAAGTCACTTGATGAATCCAGCATGAAGAAACACATTGAGAAAATGAAGTCCGTAAGGAGCTCCGAAGGGTGGGTAGACAATGCTGTTCTAGTCCAGCCTTCAAGGCACTGTAGTGTAGATTTAGGTCATGGTGGGTCATTGTTAAATAGACAGAGCTTTGAAGAAGATGATGTATTTGTAGAGACCACAAACCATAAAGAAGCACAATGGTGGAAAGCCACAGGCACTTTAAGAGAGATAAATGGAGGGCACCAAACAGTAGTCCACAGAAAGAATGGTCCAGTAAATGGGGAGCAATATAAGCCTACAGTTAATGGTACAAATGATTTAAACTCTGTCAGTAACAGGATCTTCCGAAGAACATCAACACTTGATTCCACAGACTCTATTCTCGATGAAATAGACGTGGAGGATGAACAGGACAATCTGGTAGATACCAAAGACTTCATGCGCTATTACCATGTTTTCAAAGAAGGGGAGCTGTCACATCTAATTGAAGAGAATGTGAATGAACTCAGTATAGTCAGTTCGTGCTTTGACCATGGCAACTGGTGTGTCATTGCAAAGAGGAAAGCATCGGGTGTCAGTGCTTTGTAATATGTCACACAGAATCAGAATGTAATCATAAGGCTTATCCATCAGCAAAAGACTGCTTTTACAGCATATCCTCATAAAGCTATTAAATGATGGCCAATAACTTGTGATTACATTTGTTTGAGAAGTGTAGCAAAgagaaaaaataagtgtttatatAGTCAATTTTAAACCTACTATCCCTGAACCATTTACAATACAACTGAATAAAACAGGTGTGGATTGTGCCCTTAAGCAGTTGTATACTGGAAGGAAATATGAATTGATAAGTTGCCTACATGATTGAAGccttgtcaattttttttttagcatatcaTCTAGTTTCTGCTTAATTTGTTACTATACACGTGTAGGTTTGTATATGTTTATTGGACTTGTTTAGACATTTTTACAAATGTctattgcattgttttattttattaaaatgttttcaagcaGTGTTACTACTAGGATTTGGTTGGTCTTGGGTGCAACACCCCACATTGTTGCCGTGTTCCTCTGCTCTTCACTGGAGTCTTTGCAAGCAGCTTTGTGCAGCAGAATTAAAAAGACTCCTTGCATCCTTGGGCCACATGGCTAATCACTTTTAGAAAGCGCTGtcatggaacttttcaggtccgcaactaaaagagccaactgcaccaggtattcagagatataaagcctTATttgtttgcgcaaacgagaacagctcaacacatcagtgttaggaagcccgagcagtgttctgccatacagagttagcatacagttattatacctttacagagagacagggtggtttccctttcaaccaataagctagagccaactcagttggtgtaacaaagaaagggggacaggtatttacaaggtactacaataaaggttaggtggaaaggtgggttcgccctgatcaactgataagctggagccatgttccttttgtcacacaacccacagtttggttttcagctacacgtacctgcagtttaatacatttactttatttctataaacttaatagatcataaactcaaaatactttaaagcatataactcagtgaataattgtagtacagagtagcaacaaacaggtacaggaatggttatatgcaattattcccctacagcGCCTACACATTTGTGACACCTAATAACACCTTGGCTACAACAACATTTTCTCGGTGGACACACGAAACAACCCCACTTAGTGGTGCCACTGTTTTTAATACCAAATGAGTGAAAATGATGAGACTCAATTACTAGCTTGATAGCTTTCAAAAGTATATTTGCAgaatttatatttcatttttaagaagGTGTCTGGCAATTAATCTAATCTTACAAGGTAACCTTGTGGACATAAATCAACATTGCACAAACTACCAAGACATATACTTTGCAATATTTCAATTACAAGCACAACTATGTCATACTCAACAAAGGTATTACATTGTATTACtttataacagatttaaatatgcAGGCGGTTAGGTTAAAACACTCAATGGCAATCTTCAATTAGAAACAGGgcattactgtatattactgtattgGCAGTTGGTACTGTCtttccccttaaaaaaaaaaaaaaaaaaagcacatttgtttttcttctcttgcAACATTAAAATGTAACGTCTTATTAAAAAAGGCTGCCTACTGAGAACCACCCCATACTATTGGAGAAAAAACATATCCTGCGTCTCAGGCACCTTTTTCTTAAATGCTGCTCTGGTTAACACACCAACAAAATTAACCAAGTGCTTCAGTGGTCATTTACAATTTAGACTTTGATGTAAATATACACTATGATCAAGTGGTAGCACTTGGGTAATTCAGGAGTTTGAAGTTCAATAGTTCATTTGAGAGGGAGAACTAAAAGGTACAACTATGACACATTAGAGAAAGTCAGGGTGAATGTAGCAACTAATGCTAGTTATAGATGCTAACtaaaatgaatataaacaaaTAAGATATATTATTTTAGGTTTGTATTTGATAGCATAATTAGCTTTGTTTAACAattctattattatttcaaaagccataatagtagtaaagtatttcatgttagatttccaaatgccACATTATTCAATTTTGGTcgttttttctttaagtatatggaaaacatcaaagtgttatgtaattcaatatgttaaagtacaattattcagcaggtttcatttgactttatgaagcaaaattagttcatgctataaggtgatgcaaaacttttggccatagctgtatattctgTACCTGTGTATAAGTACTTTGGTTCAATGAAGCTATGCtgttaatgtaaaatgtgtatataataaattattatttaagtacTTGTATAACAAATGTTCATTATAACTTATGGTTGTTATCATAAATAATATTACCCTACTATGTGCACAATAACTGTTCATACCAATTCTAATtctttaataatatgaaaaaaacttAACTCAACATAACTGTAAATTACACACATGGCCTGAtgtgaataaaaacataatatgGCAAGGTTTGACTGAAAACAACAAATATCACCTGACTTCAAACAATTcgcagtcatatatatataatatatatatatatatatatattatatctatatatatatacacacacacacacacacacacacacacacacacacacacacacacacacacacacacacacacatatagtgaCATAGTACCTTCCTTTTTAGGTATTTGTAGGATGCTATGGCCACAAAACCCTATCTTCTTTATAACATCACGCTTGAGTTAATATTATGTTTACTGTGCGGTTGCACAATCTTTATTatgtacaataaacaaaacaaaaccaacaaaataaacctagctcttcCCAAAGAGAATTTACAATCACTGATACCACTTGGTCCTCTGAGTTTCCCTGGCTACCAAGGGACAAGCTAATGTTGTTTACTCAACCCAAACCACTGttctttgtttgtattttagtttaactTTTTCTTCACCATTCTTCTCTCCTTACTTCTCCATACACTCCAACCAAGAGCACACTAACTGTGGCCTTTTTATTCCATTAATTGATCAGTCGGCATTTACCAATTACCTGATTAACCCACACTAATAATCAGGCCTCTGGCTTAACATTGCCCTTTCCTTACTTCTCCATACACCTCAACCCAGAGCACACTTAAgagctggttcatacttctgtcacaGATGAATGCGATACATCAGGTGCAGgtgctgtgcagcttcactccagccatgcagcaaatgttgaaATATTTCAACATTATCTGACTCTATGCGATTTTAGGTCACAGAAGCATTGAAAAGGCTGTACAACTGTCCCAAAAAAATAGATACACGAGTGTGGATGACGTAACTCCGACCTGTCGCACAGGGTCAAAGACCCTTGACATTGACCAGAAATTATATCAGAGTCTGAAGCATGAACCAACCTTAACTGTTATTCCCCCAACTGATCAGTCGCCGCTGATCGGCATTTACCAATTACCTGATTAACCCACACTAATTACCAGGCATCTGGCTTCACTTTGCCCTTTCCAAAGATGGAATGCATTATCCCTCAtgcccagggtcctaaagccctCAGATGCCCTCACAGCAGAGTGTCAAAAGataaacaatatatttcacaataaacaatataatatGTTACACTTCTCCACCCTCTGACCTACTCAGCTGACAGTGGGATTCAAAGTTTCAGTACTATTGTAACAAACAGTGGCTGGTTGTGAAGGCAAGAGTGTAACAGGCTGTATGTTGTATGAAAAAAGGCTGCAAGAACATTCACGACTCCAGAAGTATCCGAATGCCACATGCAATACTTTTCTGGCCTTGTAGAATGTGGTTCCTCTCTCtgttgaaataaagaaagaaaaaagaaaaaacaaacacttaaactTGAAGTCCTTGCCCCAGAATATCATAGTTAGTAAATGCAGGACTGGTAAAGCTACTAAACGCCTCGGTTTGACCGTGACAGTCCCAGTTTTAGAAAAACACTCCTGGTGTACCAAGCAATTATGAAAATTGTGGAACTATTTTCCCTGCGGACAAATATTGTTCTTTCTGCACTTGACTGCCTTGTGCATACCACGTACATCAACCAGCGTAAGTATATTTCAGTGGTTTAACACCAGCTGACTGGCACAAGACTAAACACACAGGCTACACATGGAACGAGCAAAAAAAATTATGAAGCCGGGCTctcaagtggtgcatccagcaaaggcactccgcCCGCactgcaggatgtgccctatagcttggagatcatcAGTTTGAATCAaggctatgccactgccaactgtggccgggagctcccagggggcagcgcacaattggccaagcactgcctggGCAGGGAGGGTTAGGTTGGCTGGGGAATACTTTTatcactgcgcaccagcaacccctgtggatGGCCGGgtacctgcaggcctgcctgtgtgcaattcagaactgcgtggtcctccgacactgtagttctgtaatggcttcacggcaggcttgcagtgtgaaaaaaagtggatggctgatggcacacattttggaggactTAGTGCCCGTCTTTATTTCTCTTGAGTTAGtgcgggggttgcagcagtgagccgggttgaataattgggcattccaaattgggagaaaatcgggggtaaaataattggacaaaaggttaaaaatttttatttattattatttattttttaaggtttcGGGGCTTGTTGGTCAGTGTCTACTTCGCAGTTACAATTGACTATTTCTCATCTCACGACAAAGAatagacactatatatatatatatatatatatatatatatatatatatatagatatatatatatatatatatatatatatatatataatacatacacacacacacattaattaaaCAAGCATGACGGAAGTAAAGGCAGAGTATTGAATCTTGGCAATAGAATACCTTTGATGTAAGTGTGCTGCGCATACCTCAGACTCACTCATCCATATTCGTTCCAAGTCATACAGCAACTGTACCATATTGTACAAAAATTACTGTCCgcaatgcaatacctgttttcatttctcaaaaaaatacaaatggcgtcctGAAATTTTGGATCAATCTtcacagagaaccttgcctttaagttctaagatttgcgcatgcgtagaaaggctcaaaaaggcaaacattaACTTATTTCCAAGCTATCTAAACAAGCTCTTGTCCGTGTTTCCGTGTGACACGTATTGCCACCTCCTTCTATGCAGTGCTGGCAGATTTTTTTGCAATGGTCTGACAAATTTTTAAAGTAACAAGCCAAAAAGTagccaaattgtattttttaaaccagccaaaagCCATCACTTTCATTTAAGActcaaatatatattacaaaaggaTAAAGCAGAGCTACacatttagtttaaataaaaagtgattgaagttctgcgctaGTGATGACCAAACCGCCAAAGACAATATTTACCCACTaagtgctttcaaaacaagcaaatTTGACTAGAAAACTGATAAGCTGACAGCACTGCTTGCATGTTGCTTTGTGCTGCCTCTGACCCCTGTTCACACCGAAGGCAGCAATAAGAAATGTATGTGGGTGCTCTGTTGTGACGTCACAACTGGATGTATTGAATGCAGGCTTTACGAGTTGCATAGATGCCAGaatgggggattttttttttttaagtttaagttcACGGGGCGTGAGATGGGgggtaaggatagggcagaagaagcagaagggagaggtaagtaggacagagtgccggctaggaAGGACCGAACCTAGAATAGAAGAGCAgacgaggcccactctagtagcagaccagcgaagctggacatggaagctaagatagaaggtggtcactgactgagggcggcgatgccgacacaacccaggggcgaaggacccagcaaccgaagacaggatacagaaagtggtcactgactgagggagTCGATgacgacacaacccaggggcgaaggacccagcaaccaaagacaggatacagaaagtggtcaccgactgagggcggcaatgccgacATGACCCAgaggcgaaggacccagcaaccgaagacacgatacagaaagtggtcacttaCCCgggggcggcgatgccgacacgacccaggggcgaaggacccagcaactgaaaacacatatgagggttatgactcggggagccgcccttCGGAGGAAGGTAGTCCCGGAAGGCCGGGaaacgaaaggagatagagagggagaggtacccagcgtctgagacttctgtaaaggggtgctcgttaGACCTCCAATTGGCCGAGAcgtcacgctgcctgggacctgagataagaacaaggcatagaggatagtatgggactcgagcatgagtagccacgtcttGAACTGAGACAAAATATAGAACAGAGCCTtaagtgaggcaagataagcgcaggagctgcgaaagaacagagtgtggccgggggtccgctctgattcacatggtgagaacccccctgaaggtcaagggaggctgaagcctgccctgaggtcggggaagtgagatcacttgtcccccaaaaggatggacccccggctcctcaccaaatctcccacaccgtgagacaaacaaaagacagcacatgccagcgcataacaaacaaaaaactagaaggacaaacgggacaaacaggaggatggttagtaatttagtgggatgtgactatgtgtataactcaatggagaggaaaaaaccccttgaggctgattaggggaaaacctctagtggctccagcagacaggtagcccccccACTCCGgacatgctagcatttttagaaggagcagcaactatatcagggaaggatgaatgaatgtaggaatccactgcagaggaggaccagctcccccacattcgtgatcaggctggggggaagggaAAGAGGGTGACGAGGAGgggggcctgctctggaggcgagggcgGAGAGGAGGCAGGCCTGCTCTGGatgcgagggtggagaggagggaggtctgcgaggaggcaagggtggagaggaggtaggtctgcgaggaggcgagggtggagtcaaggggtgaggcttgctctggaggcgagggtggagaggagggaggcctgcttggaggaGAGGGTGTAGAGGAGAGAGGCCTGCTTGGAGGaaagggtggagtcgaggagggaggcctactttctaacatttgagaggatgagcggagatatgaataggattgctgaggaagtgccccatattttggttagatggggattagtgttagccttgattgtgggaatgctgccatgatctgcgtattggaggaaggctggagcattgtaggctctggagaagtgcagttgaagatttaaacagtaaactagagcgacttttgcagctgcagtagtgagctgatctgaagagggagtggagatctgctgtagtgaggagcgattaatagtagagggcaggatctgctgaacagagcagaggtctgaggaagaaaacaatggagtgctgtcagtagtgtgcagaggcccagctgtgagagcagagatctgcaatagagaacggaggactaccatcactagtgtggtggtctgctgcagagagtagggatctgctgaatgcagtagatatttgtctttcagtgttaaggcagatttagatggagccagagatagagctgcttttgggcagagatgaagattgcagagatctgagacagctgcagaacgagagaggatgaagaatgtgttgctccgaggtgtctgcaaaacctattgattggtcgggagcagtttattgtctattggggataggaggacattgactggaacgttgataaatcgtaggacatgattccatgactgactagcggctcgtgTTGATGAAATTATGACTTTGATGAAGTTAGTCGGATTGAAGGAGCAGTGCCAAATGAGGAAAcgcgaatctgggaacaggaataagtcacaggaatggatgtgtgatgcagggaagcaggacgttactatgatggtagatactgagcatctcaaaaacagctgagtaaggttgcttcatgaccagttccttgaagaggggaactgttgaaattggagatcgtcagttgctacaaaaggttgaggaggaagggaactcctgcgaatccctcggattgacaacaaactgcaggaatatattgaaaagctggagcgtgcgagcttcacagtgatagcaaaccagcttagagactgtacaaaatttgtggtgttatactgccatctagtggttatgattagaattaacctttggcttgagtgaagccgggtagaatatatttggttattgtgattaaaatccttgttggtgtagaacaacaattgcctattcttttagattttaatatctccgttacatgttttaggacagttagtcatgtatataaatacgttaacacaatatttagatgtcacaattcgacgagttgaacgagcccgTGCAGactgtgaaagcgcagcagcagcaagccagaagattgcagtactgaggcacggagctcgcagtgcggatgaagctgcctggtcatcatggcgacttaccactccccgcagtcacgcaatgagggcgttgccgtggtagccacggactgagaggcgccggtggaaaagttgcagaacagcagtgttgttggagcatattgtgaccagtcgaaagcacaagccgccacacgttGAAATGCAGTATGAAaatgactggataggtctttaaaacgtgaacgtagctaatagaaatccagggcaggatcttatgaaggaatggtaatttgtgctggctctgggagcggaggatgGATGCTTGATT
The sequence above is a segment of the Polyodon spathula isolate WHYD16114869_AA chromosome 2, ASM1765450v1, whole genome shotgun sequence genome. Coding sequences within it:
- the LOC121328100 gene encoding probable tRNA methyltransferase 9B yields the protein MKDLKHRMENEAIQLEKQHVHSVYEKTAPYLSDLRCKAWPRVKQFLLDQEPGSLIADIGCGTGKYLSVNSQIYNLGCDYCSPLVEKARKQGHEVLVCDNLQLPFRDQVFNAVISIGVIHHFSTKERRIRAIREIARITIPGGNVMIYAWALEQKRRRFEKQDVFVPWNKALCSRNPSESGENASKDKPVDMHLTVYSEEYRWIDALRKEISTKRSYSLGSCISVGRCCIKNPEEQGNRFYSGLGKSLHSWFFSKSLDESSMKKHIEKMKSVRSSEGWVDNAVLVQPSRHCSVDLGHGGSLLNRQSFEEDDVFVETTNHKEAQWWKATGTLREINGGHQTVVHRKNGPVNGEQYKPTVNGTNDLNSVSNRIFRRTSTLDSTDSILDEIDVEDEQDNLVDTKDFMRYYHVFKEGELSHLIEENVNELSIVSSCFDHGNWCVIAKRKASGVSAL